One genomic region from Euzebya tangerina encodes:
- a CDS encoding ferritin has product MDASLIAAFNDQIALEQASARAYQQLAIWAESRDLNGMAQWFQEQSAEENEHADLFIHYVLDRDCEVELQPLEAPQSNFEDAVAAFEAALAHEEKVTAAIGDLYGKVTAAGDYRSIPLLTRFLDEQVHEEAAVRTIVGELRMTGGDPTAVLMLDRELPGRRSDGDEAV; this is encoded by the coding sequence ATGGACGCATCCCTCATCGCCGCCTTCAACGACCAGATCGCCCTGGAACAGGCCTCTGCCAGGGCTTACCAGCAGTTGGCGATATGGGCCGAATCGCGTGATCTGAACGGGATGGCGCAGTGGTTCCAGGAGCAGTCCGCCGAGGAGAACGAGCACGCCGACCTGTTCATCCACTACGTCCTGGACCGGGACTGCGAGGTCGAGTTGCAGCCGCTGGAGGCGCCGCAGAGCAACTTCGAGGACGCCGTCGCCGCGTTCGAGGCGGCCTTGGCGCACGAGGAGAAGGTCACCGCGGCGATCGGGGATCTCTACGGCAAGGTCACGGCCGCCGGCGACTACCGCAGCATCCCGCTGCTCACCCGCTTCCTCGACGAGCAGGTCCACGAGGAAGCAGCCGTGCGCACGATCGTGGGAGAACTCCGCATGACGGGTGGCGATCCGACGGCGGTGCTGATGCTCGACCGGGAGTTGCCGGGCCGCCGGAGCGACGGCGACGAAGCGGTCTGA